The genomic segment AGGCCAAGTAGAAGCAATCATGGGTATTGCCGATGCGGTAAAGCCCTCCTCTATCAGTGCCATCCGGACTCTACAACGCATGAGCCTAGAAGTAGTGATGTTGACAGGAGATAACCGTCGCACCGCTGAAGTAATTGCCCGTGAAGTAGGAATTCAACGAGTCTTAGCCGAAGTTCGTCCCGATCAAAAAGCAGCCACCATATCTATGCTGCAATCTGAGGGCAAGATCGTAGCGATGGTTGGGGACGGGATTAACGACGCTCCTGCCCTGGCTCAAGCGGATGTGGGAATCGCTATTGGCACCGGAACGGATGTGGCGATCGCGGCGAGTGATATCACGTTAATCTCTGGAAATTTGCAAGGCATCGTTACGGCGATTCAACTCAGTCGCGCCACCATTCGCAACATCCAGCAAAACTTGTTCTTTGCTTTCATCTACAACGTAGCAGGCATCCCGATCGCAGCAGGTATTCTCTATCCTGTCTTCGGTTGGCTGCTCAGCCCCATTATTGCGGGTGCGGCGATGGCATTCAGTTCTGTTTCCGTCGTCACCAATGCCTTACGTCTGCGCCACTTCCAGCCCAAAACATTGAGCTAATAGGTGAACTATCGATCAATTTATAGAACCTATTTGAGAATAAAGAGGAGCAATCAAGATGTTGAACCCCACAGCAATCATGGGCGCGATCGCGAGTTTAAGTATTCTATTAGGCACGCCTGCGGGTGGAGGGATAGCCCAAGTGCCTCATGCAGAAACCCAGCATTCTGCCACCTCACCCACCGCCCAGTTTCGTCGCATTGCCCAACCCTTGTGGCTGAAAGGAGCCGTTACGGTTGGTGGCCTCAGCTTAGTGGGCTTGGAGTTGTGGTGGTTTTTGCTCAGCAAACCTAAAGCTCGCCAAGCCGCTATCCAAGCAGGTGTGCAAGAAGTCACCGTGACCGTAGATGGGGGCTATGAACCGAGCCAGATTGTGGTGCAAGTAGGACAACCTGTACGGCTCAACTTCGATCGCAAAGATCCGAGTAGTTGCCTAGAAGAAGTGCGATTGCCTGACTTCCACATTGCTCAAGCATTGCCGCTGAATCGCACCACTGCGATCGAATTCACACCCAATAAACCCGGTCGATATGAGTTTACCTGCGGCATGAATATGTTTCGAGGCGTAATTGAAGTCCATTCGTGAGGTGATTATGTTAGCTCCAGCGGAGTTGCAGCGCATCCTGCCCAAACTATCTGCCCAATCATTGAGCGGGTCTAGCGCCAAGATGGATAACCTGAGCGATCGCCCAGCTCAATAAACTGCCCAGCGTTGCCATCAACATTGCCACATGCCCTGAGTTTTCCGCGACCGCAAACGTAATCCTAAAAGATATAACAACTAGAGGTACTACTGAGCCAACTAGAAAAGATCCTTGACATTAAAAATCTGAATATGTATGCGACAATGCAGCATCACACTGATAAATGATATACAAGAATCATTTATGAGGTTGTTGGTGTTGAAGCAAAATCGTGACTAATGAATAGCAGGAGCTGGAGTGATGGGAAAGCCTGTAATTCTCACTGTGGACGATGATCCAGATGTGCTGCAAACAGTGTCACGGGATTTACGGCATCAGTATGGCGATCGCT from the Trichocoleus desertorum ATA4-8-CV12 genome contains:
- a CDS encoding cupredoxin domain-containing protein, translated to MLNPTAIMGAIASLSILLGTPAGGGIAQVPHAETQHSATSPTAQFRRIAQPLWLKGAVTVGGLSLVGLELWWFLLSKPKARQAAIQAGVQEVTVTVDGGYEPSQIVVQVGQPVRLNFDRKDPSSCLEEVRLPDFHIAQALPLNRTTAIEFTPNKPGRYEFTCGMNMFRGVIEVHS